In a genomic window of Telopea speciosissima isolate NSW1024214 ecotype Mountain lineage chromosome 5, Tspe_v1, whole genome shotgun sequence:
- the LOC122662408 gene encoding bZIP transcription factor 11-like, with the protein MASSSGTSSGSTLLPNSGSEEDLQLVMNQRKKKRMESNRESARRSRMRKQQHLDDLMAQVAQLRKDNNQVLTSINITTHNYLAFEAENSVLRAQMGELNNRLQSLNEIIHCLNVGSNSSETENSLIGADSFMNPWNSLYLTQPIMASADIFQY; encoded by the coding sequence atggcttcctctagTGGAACTTCTTCAGGGTCTACTCTGCTTCCAAACTCTGGTTCAGAAGAGGACCTTCAGCTTGTAATGaatcaaaggaaaaagaaaagaatggaatCGAACCGAGAATCAGCCAGGCGATCGAGGATGCGGAAACAGCAGCACTTGGACGATCTGATGGCCCAAGTGGCTCAGCTAAGGAAGGATAACAATCAGGTCCTTACAAGTATAAACATTACTACTCACAACTACTTGGCCTTTGAAGCCGAGAATTCTGTTTTGAGGGCACAGATGGGAGAGTTGAACAACAGATTACAGTCCCTGAATGAGATCATTCACTGTCTAAATGTGGGTAGTAACAGTTCTGAAACTGAGAATTCTCTAATCGGTGCTGACAGCTTCATGAACCCCTGGAATTCACTCTATCTAACTCAGCCCATCATGGCTTCTGCAGATATTTTTCAGTACTGA